A region of the Clupea harengus chromosome 7, Ch_v2.0.2, whole genome shotgun sequence genome:
gCTGTGCTAATAGACGTGAGCTGGCCGTGCTAGTTAGCTGGCTACAAACTCCATTGTTAATCATCCTTATGATAAACACTGGACATTTCCTGAGTGTTACTATCGGCTTGACGAGGGACGCGCAGAATATTTCGATTCACTCAGCTAGACACCCACGGTATATCTACGCATGAATGCCTTGCTTTCGTATTTTTCTTTCTCGCTTTTGCTTTCTATGTTAGCTAGCCAGTTAGCCTGCTAACGTTTGTTCTTCACCAACACAAAAATGTTGCATTGTTATGGTAAAAAGGGTCTGTACTCGCAGAGTAACGTTAACAAGCGCGATTTTGTGGTGTTGCGGATTTAAAAGGAAACAGCTATCCGTAAACTGACCTAAGCTTGCTTACGTACTAGTTAGCTTTTGTAGTTCTCGTCGAGTGATGGATGTTTACGCTCCACTCCTATACATTCTATGCATTTTTGTTAATCGATCTCCAAGCGATACCAGGAACTGTAAATTCGCTCAAAAATCACTTTAATATGTGCTGGCATACAGAGTTGTATGGAAGACCTTTGTCTTATCACTGCAGGTCAAGCACCTAGTTAACTCAAACCATTGATCATCcgagctgtatgtgtgtctctctgtctatactTAGTCTTCAGGAGcaattttcttttccttctctcaggTAGATCCCTTAGCTCTGGTCATCATAGTACACAAACGGATACATCAGCCCGAGTCTGTATTGTGTCCAGACCACTCCTGCACCTTTGTCAGTGGTAAGCCCTGATGATGTTTTGTAACTTGGCCTCGTGTAGTTGTTTGAACAACCATACTCTcttttaaaatttttttttttttacatccacATTCTCACTCAAACTCTCCCCTATCTCTTCCAGCACACTCTTGAGCTTTGACCATGGAGGTGGAGAATGAGCAGCAAGAGGAGGAGACTACTGTCAGCAATACAGAGAACAGAAATGGTATGTATCTCCTGTagatgtgtatgttgtgtgagccagagaggggggggacacTTTGTCTTGTGTAATGAAATGTCACTCGTTAACGTTCGGCAGTCACTTATATGCAAAGTAGTGGAATTGTAGGAGGATTGAATAAGACGTCATCAAGTCCACGTGCTTGAAATATTAGTACATCATCTCTTGGCTTTTTTGGTGATTTGAAATGCTCTTGGATTGCCCTTGATTGTTCTCCATGAGATAAACCCTACTTACCAGCAGACTGTTGCTACTTTTAAGGTATGCTGTTGGTAATGAGAGATACAAACCTGCCATTCTCCACAAGCTATGAAGTTTTGTGCTCTGGGTTGAAAACCCTGTGAAAATATAAAGACAACATTGGCCGCATGGTGCAACAAAATATAATGCCGAAATACGTTGCAGAAAGGAGCAAATTAGCTGTCATTTATCAGCGCAAACTGGGCAGTTGTTGGAGTTTGTATGCAATGCTGTTTGATTCTGTTGGCTAGTCTAGTTACCTTGATAGTTTTAGATGAAAACATTAAACAGGGTAAAGTCTTTGTATATCCCATAACTTACCATGGGGTGCCTTTCCCAGCTTTGTCCTCGTTTAGTGAGCACAAAAGTCAAGGCAGTAATAAAGCCGTTGCAATAAAATTAGTCTTACCTCTGTCTCGACGTAAATGAATCCTATTGCATTATTTATCAGAAGCATCCATCACATTTTATTATGGGGGTACATTTTCACACCTGTTGAGTCATTTTGATTAATTATCTATCTATTAAGCAGAGTACGAAGAACCGAGCTCAGGCCTTTCCTTATCAGATAGTTTGAAGTGACACCGTGTAATTGTGTGCTTTTGTACGTGTGTTTGCCAGGTAAACGTCAAGCGGACGATTCTGAGGAGCAGCAGTCGGTGAAGCGCTCCAGAAACTCAGAAGACCTGGTGGAACTTAGAATACTGCTGCAGAGCAAGGTAACCATGGTTACCCTCTCAGTCTCCATTTaaaacacttacacattcaTTCAAAGTTTAGGAGTGAGTTGAGTAACTGAAGGTGGGATTCATTCTTGATACTGGTTTGGTTGGAATTGCCAGTTACTCTGTAGTTCTTTGATTttgttgaaggtgtgtgtgtgtgtgtgtgtgtgtgtcaacatgttTTGAAATCAAGTTCTGTGTGCTTTTTTGCAGAATGCCGGAGCTGTGATAGGAAAGGGAGGCAAGAACATCAAAGCCCTCCGCACAGACGTGAGTACACACGGACACTCAAGCACCTAGTGCCAGACCCAACTAAGTACATGTCCCAGTTGAGCGTCCATAGTCACTGGAGTCTGGACCTCACCCCCATGCACTTTCTGCTGCTAGTTGCTCGTCAATTAAATGTGCATCAGAAGGACTTCAATCCTAGTTGAACTCACCgtatacccccctcccccctctctgctctctctattAATTCCTTCTTCCCCCCCTACTCCTCTCTCGCTTGTTTATCTTTGGGCGTCACTCCTTCCTGGCACCACACCTCATGATGCCTTGCCACCCCAATTGGACATCTTACATGGTTGACACTGATTGACTTCTCCGTTGCCCTGTCCCTACAGTACAATGCCAGTGTGTCAGTTCCAGACAGCAGCGGGCCCGAGCGGTACGTCTCCCTTTTCTcgtgcaaaaaacacacacactgtgtgctcaCAGTCATGCAGGGTATGAGAGGatacccactctctctctctctctctcctagaaGCATCTTCTCATGTTGTAGTAAACACTCCACTATAAAGGGAAGAGTCCTGCAGACACgttcagtcagtcactcactcactcactcactcgcagtGCAGAGCATTGCTTccctattttttttgtttttttttttttttgtccctctgccccctccctcctcccactcATGTTAGTCATCCAGTCATCCATACATCCTGTGTGGCCTCCCTCCGTCTCTGACTGTAACACCTGTTCACATACAGTTTGGTGCCAGcactgaatctctctctccctctctctcactgaatctctctgtttatctccatcatttcctgtctccttccatctttttctgtctctctctctctttctctctctctctccagtatcCTGAGCATTAGTGCCGACATCCCGACCGTAGGAGAGATCCTGCTGAAGATCATCCCCACGCTGGAAGAGGTAGGCTCACATAACGTGAGCTGAAATCAGGagccttctttctttttttgcgcCGTGCCTCCATGTTGACGTGCCGCCTGACTCTGTGCCTCTCctgtgatttttttgttttgttgcagtACCAGCACCATAAGGGCATGGACTTTGACTGCGAGCTGCGGCTGCTGATCCACCAGAGCCTGGCAGGAAGCATCATCGGAGTGAAGGGAGCCAAGATTAAAGAGctcagagaggtgtgtgtgtgtgtgtgtgtgtgtgtgtgtgtgtgtgtgtgtgtgtgtgtgtgtgtgtgtgaggctgaccTTGGGAGGCCTAAAGGGAGAGGTAAATGGCTGGTTGGTAGAGGTCGTGACATGGGAAAGAGTTGAGAGTGAGGAGAATAAAAGCGGTTTGTCTCTAAAGCTTCTTTCACACATAGTTTCTGGTAAATTACCGGAAGACCTTTCAAGCACCACCAGTGCATTTCCACTATTCATATATGCAGCTCCATTAAAGAACCTTACCCCATTGAGCCTGTTCACACACGTGCCATGGCAACACTGGAATAGATGGGGCAGCCATTTTCCCTGAAATGTTCCATCTTGAGGTGGCAAAGTTGAGGGTACAGAGTTCCCTGGATATGGATCCCTGCCCCCAATCATACATGACCCTGTGAAGGGAATGGAGAGGGATTTCAGGGATGGACTGCATGTGTGAAACACGCTtaacaaaggtgtgtgtgtgtctttgtttgtttgtttgtttgtttgtttatttatgtgtgtagaGCACACAGACCACCATCAAACTGTTCCAGGAGTGTTGTCCCCAGTCCAGCGACCGTGTGGTGCTGGTGGGTGGGAAGGCTGAGCGCGTGGTGGAGTGCATCCGCATCATGCTGGAGCTCATCGCCGAGGTAACCGCACTCACACAGGCTACGAGCCACATGCTATCGCCAAGGtaacgcgcactcacacaggctACGAGCCACATGCTAACGCCGAGGTAACCGCACTCACACAGGCTACGAGCCACATTCTATCGCCAAGGtaacgcgcactcacacaggctACGAGCCACATGCTATCGCCGAGgtaacacgcactcacacaggctACGTGCCACATGCTATCGCCTAGGTAACCGCACTCACACAGGCTACGAGCCACATTCTATCGCCGCGGTAACCGCACTCACACAGGCTACGAGCCACATTCTATCGCCGCGGTAACCGCACTCACACAGGCTACGTGCCACATGCTATCGCCAAGGtaacgcgcactcacacaggctACGAGCCACATTCTATCGCCGCGGTAACCGCACTCACACAGGCTACGTGCCACATGCTATCGCCAAGGtaacgcgcactcacacaggctACGAGCCACATTCTATCGCCAAGGtaacgcgcactcacacaggctACGAGCCACATTCTATCGCCGCGGTAACCGCACTCACACAGGCTACGAGCCACATTCTATTGCCTAGGTAACCGCACTCACACAGGCTACGAGCCACATGCTATCGCCAAGGtaacgcgcactcacacaggctACGAGCCACATTCTATCGCCGCGGTAACCGCACTCACACAGGCTACGAGCCACATTCTATCgctgaggtaacacacactcacacaggctacGAGCCACATGCTAACGCTGAGGTAACCGCACTTACACAGGCTACGTGCAACATGCTATCGCAGATGTAACACACAGGCTACGTGCAACATGCTCTGCGCTCGGTACACTGCGGTGATTCTTAAACAAAGTTTTCTCTtaatctctctttatctctttttctctctaggCTCCTATAAAGGGACGGGCACAGCCCTATGACCCTAACTTCTTCGACGAGTCCTATGACTACGGAGGCTTCAGCATGCCGTTTGAGGAgcgaggtggtggtggaggtggcggcggaggcggtggtggtggaggaggtggtggtggtggtgggcgtCGGCCCATGGGCGGTGGCTTTCCCTCCAGGGGGGgtcgtggaggaggaggtggaggtgggggtttCGACCGCATGCCCCCTGGGGGTCGAGGGGGTCACTCCATGCCCCCGTCCCGCAGAGATTACGACGACATGAGCCCACGCCGTGGACCCCCACCCATGCCCCCAGGCAGGGGGGGTCGAGGGGGTGGAAGGGgccgcaacacacacatgggccccccaccccacaggaGAGGGTAAGGAACCTTCATTTACTCaaactttctcttcctttctcccgcctcctgtctctttctttcacactcaccctctctcttctcctcactctctctctttctttcacactcaccctctctcttctccttactcctctctctttctttcacactcaccctctctcttctcctcactctctctctttctttcacactcaccctctctcttctccttactcctctctctttctttcacactcaccttctctcttcccctcactcctctctctttctttcacactcaccctctctcttccccttactcctctctcttcttcttactcctctctctctcttcccctcacccctctctcttcccctcactctctctcttcccctcactcctctctcttcccctcaccctctctcttccccttactcctctctcttcttcttactcctctctctctcttcccctcacccctctctcttcccctcactctctctcttcccctcactctctctcttcccctcactcctctctctttctttcacactcactctctctcttcccctcactcctctctcttgcttcctTTTGTCTTTTAGTTAATCCAACCCATGGCTCCCATAGCTCCATTagcttctttgtttgttttctcatctcttcttgTCCACCAGTTTGTCTGGGAGATCATGAAATATCAGCCATATTTCAGTTGCACAGCTGTGTCCATAAGCCatatgtgtgcctgtctctgtgtgtgtgtgtgtgtgtgtgtgtgtgtgtgatgggctcattccatgtgtgtgtgtttgcagagaaGACCACTATTCCTACGAGGCTCCTCGTGGAAACCACGACGACAGACCGAAGTAAGTCTTTCCCCAGGAGTAGGGCAGGAGCGGTGAGCTTGAGTTAGGGTTAGATGGAGCTCTGCGTGATGACAGATAGAGACCGAGCTGGAAGGAAGACAGTCTGGGAGACACGGGTCAGTCAGGAGGGATCATACAAGGTGTGAGGTTAGGCTGGGAGACACGGGAAAGGAGGATCATACAAGGTGTGAGGTTAGGCTGGGAGACACGGGTCAGTCAGGAGGGATCATACAAGGTGTGAGGTTAGGCTGGGAGACACGGGTCAGGAAGGATCATACAAGGTGTGAGGTTAGGAGACACGGGTCAGTCAGGAGGGGTCATACAAGGTGTGAGGTTAGGCTGGGAGACACGGGTCAGGAGGGATCATACCAGGTGTGAGGTTAGGCTGGGGCATGTTGTTAAAGGTAAGGTGTAGGGATGGGTGCAGGCATGGCATTAGGagatgatgagatgagatgggagGAGGTAGACTGGAATCATTGTGAGGTGAGGGGGGTGTGATTGAAGGCCCATACTGAGGACAAGTGTGCGCTTATTGATCCACCACAGTCTCTTATTTGTTGACGCTTTTTCATTGttctcacattttctctctcctctctctctctctctatctctcagtaGAATGAGTCATTTCTCAGTTTTAatgccttttttccccttcatttACAGGAGTGACCGAAGGGGGCGTCCTGCTGATCGCTATGGCGAgagtatggtgagtgtgtgtgtgtgtgtgtgtgtgtgtgtgtgtgtgtgtgtgtgtgtgtgtgtgtgtgtgtgtgtgtgtgtgtgtgtgtgtgtgtgtgtgtgtgtgtgtgtgtgtgtgtgtgtgtgtgtgtgtgtgtgtgtgtgagagggagagacacagacagacagacagagtacactcAATCGCATTCTGATGTGGGAGTGGCTGAGCACATAACTGGTCTTACCTGTTGTTGCCTGGTAGCAGTGTTCAGATCACCTGTTCCCCTGGTAACAGTCGCTGCTAATTAGCAAATGAATGAGTGGatgggtgtttttgtgtgtgtgcggtatgtcactaacatgtctctctctctctcgttcttccaGCAGAATGACCGTGGTTACAGTGAGTACTTTTTCATGTCCGTATGAAATTAGTTTGATATGACTTGTCTCTATATGCTATTAATCTTAATctccatttattttataaaggcAACAATTCCTCTTGGGAACCCCCCTATCCGTCTGGTGAGTCAAATCGCTTTGATTACAAATGTACTGACAACAAATTATCATAATACttagagtgtagtgtgtgtgtgtgtgtgtgtaattgagttgagtttgtgtgaTTCTGCATCAGCTCAGTGCTGTGTACCGTagatggtgtgtttgtctgagttagCTGTTGTATCTCTAGAGATAGGTCTTGACACATGTATCCATCTGGAGGATCTTCTGGATGAAAGTAATGTAATGCGCATGATTGTGTtggaaggtggtggtggtggaggaggaggaggaggaggaggaggaggaggaggaggtggtggtggtggaggaggaggaggaagaggatccTACGGTGATGTTGGAGGCCCCGTCATTACTACACAAGTGACAATCCCTAAAGATGTGAGTGACTATGCACAGATCaaaatgcgcgcacacacacacacacacacacacactacaggttcATTGAGAATAGGCACAGGTcaacatgcgcgcacacacacacacacacacacacacacacactctacaagcTCATTGAGAATAGGCACAGAtcaacatgcgcacacacacactcattgagaGATCTACAGGTGGCATTTCTCACTAGTGGGACGGGACGAAGCGGCACTATTGGCTGTGGTCCTTCTAGTGTGAAGGTGAATTTTTAGTAATCAACctctgggtttccatccaacttgtACCCATATTTgcaaatatataaatgtgtatgggtttccatccaacttgtACCCATATTTgcaaatatataaatgtatatgggtttccatccaacttgtAACCATATTTgcaaatatataaatgtatataaaaaatgtatgCAAATTAAAAGCGTTTAAAAATGTGCATTCAAAAGTTCGATGGAAACCCGGCTAAAGTAGAGGAAGTCCTGGAGTCCTAATTTGAAAGGGCACTGAACTGCGCGATGTATTAAACGCATTTAATGATCGTCTGCAAATGCTCGAAAAGAATTGttctgcacatgtgtgcactCGGGACGCTAAAAGTAGCAGGAAGCCTTTGTGGGAACGGTTAAAACTTTTAACGGCAAAACAGTCCCAGCCACGCTCCAACAAGAACGAGAAAACCAAACGAATATTGACATCAAACGACAGCTATGGATTAGTGTCGCCCTTTTACTCGGCTGCTGAGCTTAAGCCAATCAAAAACAGTCCACTGTTATGCGAAGCCGTAGCCTCTCTATGCGTCTGCACACTACCCCTGAAGAAGGTGTGAAGGGTGCGCAGGGCGGTGAGTGGAATCTACGAGGTGCGATCAAAAAGGTCTGGGACTGCGCCTGTAGAAAGCAGAAAGCAGCACCTGATCTAAATGTGGCTGTCGTCTCCTTTGAGGCGGTCAGCTTGTGCAGCTATACCCCCTGCTCAGAGTGCTCCTGCCACGCTTGGGAACGCTCCGAGTGCTCCTGCCACGCTTGGAACGCTCAGAGTGCTCCTGCCACGCTTGGAAGTCCCGCTCTTAAAGCGTTTCCAGCACCATTTACGGCGCGCTTTTGGATCTCCTCCACTCTGTCAAAACAGCGACCCTTCAGCTTGAACTTCATCtcgaggaagagaagagaagagaatctGGCGAgcgggggtgggtggttgggagCGACTGTCGTGTTGAAAACTTGCGCCTTTTCCTGGTGTTTTCCTGGCGTTGTCGTTGACGGAGCGCCCAAATGCTCGCGCATCACAGTTCCAACCATTTGCAAATGTTCTCCCTCTCAGACGCCTCTGGTTACGCTAGTTGCTGCTTACGTTTCAGAGGAGGAAGTGTCAAAACCGCCATCCTTTATAACAATTTCCATGAAACAAATGAGGTGCCCTGAGAagtgtttatgtctatgtgtgttatGCAGTTACTAAATGACTGTGCACTAGTAATCTAAATAGCATTATGCAATGCCCTTCTTTGTTGCATGTAAGAACCCACAGTGCACATTTAAAGGGTCCCTGCACCTTTAATATGTAGATGACGTATAGGTTTGATTGACAAGTTAAAGGTAAATCCAGTAGTTTTTCACACACTTTGCCAGAAgtagctaagtgtgtgtgtgtgtgtgtgtgtgtgtgtgtgtgtgtgtgtgtgtgtgtgtgtctctacagcTTGCTGGCTCCATCATTGGTAAAGGAGGCCAGCGCATCAAACAGATCCGCCATGAGTCGGGCGCGTCCATCAAGATCGACGAGCCTCTGCCCGGCTCCGACGACcgcatcatcaccatcaccggCTCACAGGACCAGATCCAGAACGCCCAGTATCTGCTCCAGAACAGGTACGTGTCCCCGTCCACAGCAGGCACTCAGGGGGGGCAGCTCCATATACAACAGGCACGCAGGGGGCAGCCCCGTCCACAGCAGGCGCTCAGGGGAGGGCAGCCCCGTCCACAGCAGGCGCTCAGGGGGGGCAGCTCCAGGCGCTCAGGGGGGGCAGCTCCAGGCACTCAGGGGGGGCAGCTCCATATACAGCAGGCACGCAGGGGGCAGCTCCGTCCGCAGCAGACACTCAGGGGGGGCAGCTCCAGGCACGCAGGGGGCAGCTCCTTATACAACAGGCACGCAGGGGGCAGCTCCGTCCACAGCAGACACTCAGGGGGGGCAGCTCCAGGCACGCAGGGGGCAGCTCCGTCCACAGCAGACACTCAGGGGGGGCAGCTCCAGGCACGCAGGGGGCAGCTCCAGGCGCTCAGGGGGCAGCTCCGTCCACAGCAGACACTCGGGGCAGCTCCGTCCACAGCAGGCACGCAGGGGGCGTCCTGAGATGCGGGGGATTCTTAGTGGAGCACAACATTTGAGGGGGTCAAACCCTCTTCAAGGGCGTGCAGTCCATGCCCAGGTAGTGCAGGTGCTGATAACACAAGCCAAATATAATCAGGCGGGCAAAAGTCACTTGATGTCGCATACGAATGAAAGAATTGAGACTGCTGGAGTTGCACAGCCAAGTACAGGGTACAGCCAGCTGTGTTGCTGTGGTTACGACATCCTCTGGGATTTTTACTTCACAGCAAATGTTTTTATCTTCTTAACTGAGAAGGCTTATATGTGCATGTGGTATGGATATAAAGCAATATGTGATTGGTTCTCTTGACTGTAgtaacacctcctcctcctctctccccagtgCGCTGCATCTCCTCGGACAGAACTAGCCCTGACCCTTCTGGACTGTTCaaacgtctctctttctctctctcactctctctctctctctcgctctctctctatgtgtcgctctctctctttccgtgtcTCTCTGACAGGAGGTAGATTGACTTGATGCACTCCTGCCCCTCCCTCCTGGTGGGTGgaattctatttttttttttttttgtattatcttttttttttttttttttttttttttatcattcaaGGGCCAATTTTATGTTTGCTCAAGACAGAAgccctccgtgtgtgtgtgtgtgtgtgtgtgtgcttttttttttaatctctacACCGCccctgcaggctgtgtgtgttcgtgcatgcttgtgtgtgtgtgcgcgtgtgagagaTACGGCCATGTTTCCCAATGCAGTTCTGAGTGTTTAATTACTTTGGTGTACGGCAGATTCAGTGTAAATATGACCTGGTTCATGGTTTCTGTAATGTTACATGGTGACCTGCATCTTCAGATTTTGTCAAGTTTGTATGTTCtgagatatgtatgtgtgtgtgtgtgtgttgtgaaactggtgtcttttaaatcaaaaatgtgtgtgtgagtgtcggtGAACTCTGGGCTACCTCCAACCCTCCACTCCCTCCAGTCtcagaatctgtgtgtgtgtgtgtgtgtgtgtgtgtatgtgtgtgtttttatactgGTGGCAGCAGCACAAACGCGTCCAGTCTGGAGTTAATGGGCCGTGTGAACCTTTAtgatttttgtttcttttgttttgaggttatttttttgttttgttttgttgttttctcatttaAATTTGTATCTTGTCCTGGCATGGTATGCCTCTCCCCAAACAGAGCTGTAGAATTTGCTATTAGTCTCCAACAATAAAGGTGAAGCCACTTTTTACCAGTATCCATGTCTTGTCTCTTGgctacacacactttcacatgtaCACATTTGAGATATAAATCaatatgggcacacacactgtatgggTGTACATCCTTATGCTTTCACAAATATGCTTGACACACTTCCATGACTTTCACATATTCTTACCGTGTCCAATCCTCTGTATAAAGATACCTTAGTCCTCAGACCTTAATGTATTTATAACTAAATATATCTTGAAAACAATTTTCTCCAGAACAGGGATGAAATCATTTGTTTGACACCTATTCATCTCTGACTAAAATGACAGACTTTGTATCAGACTGAAGGATCTTTAGGCCCTGAAAGATGTAAGTAAATAGAGTAAAATGGCTGAAATTGACTAGAAGGTCCACCACCTTAATGGCTGAAACCATTATCCACGTGAGAATTTCCAAAAATGATCAAACTACTCCACCTCACGGTGGCGATGGGAACTACATCAAACATAATCCGCGTTTTATATGGGCGGAGACCTTTACACCACAGACAAGTGATTGGTGAAACACGGCGTCACGGCGGTGCAGCACTGCGTTACCTTCCGTTTACAATTCCATCTCGTCTCTACTTTGCAGATTGTCACAGTGTTTTGCTGTCGGTACGTAACGTCACATTTCATCTGAGAATTTGTAAACACAAAATTTAAAAACTAGGACGCTCTTGCAGAGTTTTGTTTATGGGTTTCAATTTAAATTTTACGCACTCACTTGCggatacacattacacatgcgAGAATGAGATGAGACCAAAGTTCAGCTTGAAGTTATCTCTAGCTCTGCTGTCGCTACTAACGTCCGTGTTTGTGCTATTTTGTGCTGACATTGAGATTTGCTAGCCAAATCGG
Encoded here:
- the hnrnpk gene encoding heterogeneous nuclear ribonucleoprotein K; its protein translation is MEVENEQQEEETTVSNTENRNGKRQADDSEEQQSVKRSRNSEDLVELRILLQSKNAGAVIGKGGKNIKALRTDYNASVSVPDSSGPERILSISADIPTVGEILLKIIPTLEEYQHHKGMDFDCELRLLIHQSLAGSIIGVKGAKIKELRESTQTTIKLFQECCPQSSDRVVLVGGKAERVVECIRIMLELIAEAPIKGRAQPYDPNFFDESYDYGGFSMPFEERGGGGGGGGGGGGGGGGGGGGRRPMGGGFPSRGGRGGGGGGGGFDRMPPGGRGGHSMPPSRRDYDDMSPRRGPPPMPPGRGGRGGGRGRNTHMGPPPHRRGEDHYSYEAPRGNHDDRPKSDRRGRPADRYGESMNDRGYSNNSSWEPPYPSGGRGSYGDVGGPVITTQVTIPKDLAGSIIGKGGQRIKQIRHESGASIKIDEPLPGSDDRIITITGSQDQIQNAQYLLQNSALHLLGQN